Within the bacterium genome, the region CTGTGCTTGCCGAGCCTGGCCAGCAGGGCTTGCTGTTCTGGGCTACTTGCCGTCAAATAGACAACGACTTCCTTCCCCCGGGCCGCGAAGCCGGTCAGGCATGAGTCGCCTTCTCGCCCGCTTTCGTACTGGTAGTGATACATGCCGAAACCGACGATGGTCGGACCCCACATTTTCGGCTCCTGCTTGGTGATTCTCCGCAGGAGTATGACGAGAGACTCGCAGTCCTTGCGTTGCTCTGCGTTTGCGATTGCGGCGATATGCGCTTCCACGCTGGCCTCGGTTGCTTTGGTCTTGTTCATTGCAACTGCCTTTCGGTGCAGCCGGAGCTCCGGTTGTAAGCGTCCGCCCGCGGCCAATGCTTTCGGGTTGATGGCGGATGCGGTCTCAAAAGCCTGCTCGCACGGTTCCTGTGATTCTATGTCGTGCCGAGCCTCTCAGCCAATTTGCCGCCCAGCCATGCCATGGGCAGGTAGGCACCAACCAAGTCCAGGACGGCAAACCAGACCGGCGAAGAAAGCATGAAAACACTTGCGATGCCGCCGATCAGGAAGAACGCGCCTATTCCCAGTGCGAATTTCATTTTGTGGCTTGCCGCGAATTTACCGGCGGCAAAAGCCCCCACCAAGGTTCCCAACGCATGTGCCAGGAAGGGGAAAATGAAATGCTTGGGTTCAAACAAATGCAGCGAAGCTTTCAAGCTCTCAGAATCCGTCACCTCGACGCCGGCCGGAGGTGGGATGACCTTGCCGCTGATCGCAATCAGGCTCATGT harbors:
- a CDS encoding DUF1801 domain-containing protein yields the protein MNKTKATEASVEAHIAAIANAEQRKDCESLVILLRRITKQEPKMWGPTIVGFGMYHYQYESGREGDSCLTGFAARGKEVVVYLTASSPEQQALLARLGKHRMGKACLYFRRLSEIDISILEKLVKNSLAEIKRRYR